One window of Verrucomicrobiota bacterium genomic DNA carries:
- a CDS encoding DUF6288 domain-containing protein encodes MKRILGVFVLAMSILRVCAAAPVPPPPDLTRSNNVDRTLTYNLGSTGLRGWIYTKATNFFESVQGRTTTASRQILVTHVGAKSPADGVMKVDDIILGAGGKRFTNDARKSIAIAIQEAEQEANQGVLKLTRWRAGKTEEVQLKLRVMGTYSDTAPYNCPKSKRIFDEACKALEREPLKADIWGAINGLALMATGNRDCMPRVQELARKIGPPTLKLELKDGMVVWDWGYRNLFLSEYYLLTGDQEVLHAIRQYTVSLAKGQSMYGTFGHGIASLTSDGQLHGSIPPYGPVNAAGLIGNLAIIMGKKCGVSDPEIDPAIDRASKFFGYYVDKGAIPYGEHMPWPYHDNNGKNAMTAVLFGVQGDRAKEAQFFAKMVTASYENREYGHTGQGFSYLWGAMGANVGGPDATAAFFKEATWHLDLVRRCDGSFTYDGGEQYGPGKTDDNTYYGKSGYYGLSPNACYVLTYSLPLKKLWITGRDAARSSWLSKKDVAEAIASGRFDVERRQKSTKEIVAAFGDWSPVVRGWAAEELAKRPEAVTMIPQLITMAEGPDAHVRQSACETLGYLKCAEALPVLVRLLTHEDRWLRVKAANALKNMGDIAKPVIPDMLKAVARTAEPLQPIAWADPIQLTHGELAAALFKGLLRSSVKDISPELLYPAVRAISKNADGMARATLRDLFEHKLTADDVQALAPDILEAVKTRCPADTMFGNEIRMGGFKALTKYHFKEGIDVGVIFAKTQGGHGSEKRTGEIMKEIVSYGTAARPVIPALKELIVALNEQCKRGEFPAGELNNRRVTAVQEAIKAIETATTQPALRSIRPSTTASGNKP; translated from the coding sequence ATGAAGCGTATTCTTGGAGTGTTCGTCTTGGCCATGAGCATCCTCCGTGTTTGCGCGGCGGCACCGGTACCGCCGCCGCCCGATCTTACGCGCAGCAATAACGTGGATCGCACGCTGACCTATAATCTGGGTTCCACCGGATTGCGCGGCTGGATTTATACCAAGGCGACGAATTTTTTTGAGAGCGTTCAGGGGCGAACCACGACGGCCAGCCGGCAAATCCTGGTTACGCATGTTGGTGCCAAGTCACCGGCGGATGGCGTGATGAAAGTGGATGACATCATCTTGGGCGCGGGTGGCAAACGGTTTACCAACGACGCCCGGAAGAGCATCGCCATTGCCATCCAGGAGGCCGAGCAGGAAGCCAATCAAGGCGTCTTGAAACTGACACGCTGGCGGGCGGGTAAAACCGAAGAAGTCCAACTCAAGCTGCGAGTCATGGGAACCTACAGCGATACCGCGCCGTACAATTGCCCCAAGTCCAAGCGTATTTTTGATGAGGCCTGCAAGGCGTTGGAGCGGGAGCCGCTGAAAGCGGATATCTGGGGCGCCATCAACGGTCTGGCTTTGATGGCCACCGGCAACCGCGACTGCATGCCGCGCGTGCAGGAACTTGCCCGGAAGATCGGGCCGCCCACGCTGAAACTGGAATTGAAAGACGGTATGGTGGTCTGGGATTGGGGTTACCGCAACCTCTTCCTCAGCGAGTACTATCTGCTCACCGGCGACCAGGAAGTGTTGCACGCCATTCGGCAATATACGGTGTCGCTCGCGAAGGGGCAGAGCATGTATGGCACCTTTGGGCACGGCATTGCCAGCCTCACTTCGGATGGCCAGCTTCACGGGTCCATCCCGCCGTATGGTCCGGTAAATGCCGCTGGCTTGATCGGCAACCTGGCGATCATCATGGGGAAAAAATGCGGCGTGTCCGATCCGGAGATTGATCCCGCGATTGACCGGGCCTCCAAGTTCTTCGGCTATTATGTGGACAAAGGCGCGATTCCTTATGGCGAACACATGCCATGGCCATATCATGATAATAACGGCAAGAACGCCATGACGGCTGTGTTGTTCGGCGTCCAGGGCGACCGGGCCAAGGAAGCGCAGTTCTTTGCGAAGATGGTCACGGCCTCGTATGAAAACCGCGAGTACGGGCACACCGGCCAGGGATTCAGTTATCTGTGGGGGGCGATGGGTGCCAATGTTGGCGGACCGGATGCGACCGCCGCATTTTTCAAGGAAGCCACCTGGCATCTTGATCTCGTGCGGCGTTGCGATGGTTCCTTCACCTATGATGGCGGTGAACAATACGGCCCCGGCAAAACCGACGATAATACCTATTACGGCAAAAGCGGCTACTATGGCCTGAGCCCGAACGCCTGCTACGTGCTCACCTATTCCCTGCCGCTGAAAAAACTCTGGATCACCGGTCGGGACGCGGCGCGGTCGAGCTGGCTGAGCAAAAAGGATGTCGCTGAGGCCATCGCCTCCGGACGCTTTGATGTGGAGCGCCGGCAGAAAAGCACGAAGGAAATCGTGGCGGCATTCGGCGATTGGTCGCCGGTCGTCCGTGGCTGGGCGGCGGAGGAGTTGGCCAAACGGCCCGAGGCGGTGACGATGATCCCCCAGTTAATCACCATGGCGGAAGGCCCCGACGCGCATGTCCGCCAGAGTGCTTGCGAGACGCTTGGTTACCTGAAGTGCGCCGAGGCGCTACCCGTCCTGGTCCGGCTGCTCACGCACGAAGACCGCTGGCTGCGGGTCAAGGCCGCCAATGCTTTGAAGAACATGGGGGATATCGCCAAACCAGTCATCCCCGACATGCTCAAGGCGGTCGCCCGGACCGCCGAACCGCTCCAGCCGATTGCCTGGGCCGACCCCATTCAGCTCACGCATGGCGAATTGGCGGCGGCTTTGTTCAAGGGCTTGTTGCGATCGTCCGTCAAAGATATCAGTCCGGAACTGCTCTATCCGGCGGTACGCGCAATTTCAAAGAACGCGGATGGCATGGCGCGCGCCACGCTGCGGGACCTTTTTGAACACAAACTGACGGCGGATGATGTGCAGGCACTAGCACCGGATATTCTCGAGGCCGTGAAAACGCGGTGTCCGGCGGACACGATGTTTGGCAATGAAATCCGCATGGGCGGATTCAAAGCCCTGACCAAGTATCATTTCAAGGAGGGGATCGACGTCGGGGTGATTTTTGCAAAAACCCAGGGCGGTCACGGCAGCGAAAAACGAACCGGGGAAATCATGAAGGAAATCGTGAGTTATGGCACAGCAGCCCGTCCAGTGATTCCAGCGTTGAAAGAATTGATTGTGGCCTTGAACGAGCAATGCAAGCGGGGGGAATTCCCTGCCGGTGAACTCAACAACCGGAGAGTCACAGCCGTGCAGGAGGCCATCAAAGCCATCGAAACCGCGACTACTCAACCCGCGTTGCGCAGCATTCGCCCGTCCACGACCGCATCCGGGAACAAACCGTAA
- a CDS encoding N-6 DNA methylase: MAPKRTETKRTRPTIDFQECIRGIISCQRGQERNMYPFIRDLFVYFLGFNAEDVFTDTATEQGGIPDVAVMAPTGVLDAKGREVKSRWLVLEAKDEPEIFLNEASRRITFAEKSKYIDLDTVWFAMTDPSCFILRAVTTRSANYDASFDIVIQWAGLTEATFKERCIEISAAHAGVNRRLQAFREDKGHPIAGVKLSAFGKLLTLAQEEALERARNEFYLAMRTSAQLLQTACRRALEGAVGPAMAVQQLLDDFRSKYGVREFHFDPFRLAGQELNSREAFKQHRKDVLAIYTAVKRDVPIARLGCFTLPQYLERTKGDQDKALDLLAAETASLLLSRCMVLRFFEDHGFFREKKYLCNGGIAAFQQMHHYFGTSYGRLVRETYLEGSKLNAIIFGENELDWVLANSDPHLSVAIERALFYLSHFDFATIEQDVLSNIYGQFLETSQRKRLGEHYTPPDIARYIVRQLGLQKGDKVLDPACGLGTFLIEAFKAVAGDAAAKGVASFDDVLEALANVRGNDLNAFSAMVAQIQMLWHLFIFRDEIKQRGFPETAITGGHNSLRHQALAEGLFDAHLTDFSLVDLPEYAAVVGNPPYVRPERQEASLNPEDALFFKEVSANIDLYSLFLYKAMEGWCRAANGNNRPGKVGFVVPISFCDNDDNRALRKLFSLGGRWTLREIVDLELIGPMIFSADVVPIILIAEKRPPTPEDKIRLRVADERCAKFTGFDQKHVEFDLHKTTLVEMPYADVFTADGRILTKITPERKAILDRFVGPTFEDIVQTFWVGKAKNTIEDWALTKPADERELRWEQTDMIRMGAAFRGSVHEVEKGGKDVFKGENIVACRMEGDPVNRNIDVNRMDDASLWRFEDILPKAGFAIHRISTALTFAPFEPDKCVILNTATLFFPKAALAGFPFDFLVLSRLYQYFFAFSQREAILFRARCNVYPTTVRRLPWSDKLAAQQARLVQLRGEFLAACENLHRREEVLLGKLAQSAPTTLKVIVTEAAQGKVAWAEELQTGKSVKIGEPTVFERDGLWIVQPGDDLLHWIAMNDETIARCFAEGLALQTGASLSRNVMVEIPIPTPATLKTWQQTVADFDHTNYEKSLAGTLDALDKIVAKAFKLPTDEVAFIKSEFQTDPMLRRVRPNLPFTDRRLVGLRKALAESDRYEKAYKTRR, from the coding sequence ATGGCACCGAAACGAACAGAAACAAAACGCACGAGGCCGACGATTGATTTTCAGGAATGCATTCGTGGCATCATCTCCTGCCAGCGTGGTCAGGAGCGCAACATGTATCCCTTCATCCGGGACTTGTTCGTGTACTTCCTGGGTTTCAACGCCGAGGATGTCTTCACCGATACCGCCACAGAACAGGGCGGAATTCCCGACGTTGCGGTAATGGCGCCCACTGGGGTGCTCGACGCCAAAGGCCGGGAAGTCAAGTCGCGGTGGCTGGTCTTGGAAGCGAAGGATGAGCCGGAGATTTTCCTGAACGAGGCCAGTCGGCGCATCACCTTTGCGGAAAAATCGAAATACATTGATCTCGATACCGTGTGGTTTGCGATGACCGACCCTTCCTGCTTCATTCTGCGCGCCGTCACCACGCGCTCCGCAAACTACGACGCCAGCTTCGATATCGTTATCCAATGGGCGGGGTTGACTGAGGCGACGTTCAAAGAACGGTGTATTGAAATCTCCGCCGCTCATGCCGGGGTCAACCGCCGTCTGCAAGCGTTCCGCGAGGATAAGGGCCATCCCATTGCCGGGGTCAAACTGAGTGCCTTTGGCAAGCTGCTCACCCTCGCCCAAGAGGAAGCGCTCGAGCGCGCCCGCAACGAATTTTATCTCGCGATGCGCACCTCGGCACAACTGCTGCAAACCGCCTGCCGTCGCGCGCTCGAAGGCGCGGTTGGTCCGGCTATGGCGGTGCAACAACTCCTCGATGATTTTCGCTCAAAGTACGGCGTTCGGGAGTTCCACTTTGATCCGTTTCGTCTGGCCGGTCAGGAACTGAACAGCCGGGAGGCGTTCAAGCAACACCGGAAGGACGTGCTCGCGATCTACACGGCGGTGAAGCGCGATGTCCCCATCGCCCGCCTTGGCTGTTTCACGCTGCCGCAATATCTTGAACGGACCAAAGGGGACCAGGATAAGGCCCTTGATCTGCTCGCCGCCGAAACCGCCAGCCTCCTGCTTTCCCGCTGCATGGTGCTCCGTTTCTTCGAGGATCATGGTTTTTTCCGCGAGAAGAAATACCTCTGCAACGGCGGCATCGCGGCCTTCCAGCAGATGCACCACTATTTCGGCACCAGCTATGGACGCCTCGTGCGCGAAACGTACCTCGAGGGTTCCAAGCTGAACGCCATCATCTTCGGTGAAAACGAACTCGACTGGGTGCTGGCAAACAGCGACCCCCACCTCTCCGTCGCCATCGAGCGCGCCCTGTTCTACCTGTCGCACTTTGACTTCGCGACCATCGAGCAAGACGTGCTCAGCAATATTTACGGCCAGTTTCTCGAGACCAGCCAGCGCAAGCGCCTTGGCGAGCATTACACGCCGCCCGACATCGCCCGCTACATCGTTCGCCAGTTGGGCCTCCAGAAAGGCGATAAGGTTCTCGATCCCGCCTGCGGCCTCGGCACATTCTTGATCGAAGCGTTTAAAGCGGTTGCCGGGGATGCGGCGGCCAAGGGTGTGGCCTCCTTCGACGATGTATTGGAAGCCCTTGCCAACGTGCGCGGCAACGACCTCAACGCCTTCTCCGCGATGGTTGCCCAAATCCAGATGCTCTGGCATTTGTTCATCTTTCGCGATGAAATCAAACAACGCGGCTTTCCCGAAACCGCCATCACCGGCGGCCACAATTCACTTCGCCACCAAGCGCTTGCCGAAGGGTTGTTCGACGCACATCTCACCGATTTCTCCCTCGTTGATCTGCCCGAATACGCCGCCGTCGTTGGGAATCCGCCTTACGTCCGGCCCGAGCGCCAGGAAGCCAGCCTCAACCCGGAGGACGCCCTCTTTTTCAAGGAAGTATCCGCCAACATAGATCTATATTCGCTGTTTCTGTACAAAGCGATGGAAGGTTGGTGCCGCGCCGCCAATGGCAACAACCGTCCCGGCAAGGTCGGTTTCGTGGTGCCTATTTCTTTCTGCGATAACGACGACAACCGGGCCCTCCGCAAGCTCTTTTCGCTTGGCGGCCGATGGACCCTCCGTGAAATCGTGGACCTCGAACTCATCGGGCCGATGATCTTCAGTGCCGACGTCGTGCCGATCATCCTGATCGCGGAGAAGCGCCCGCCGACGCCCGAAGACAAGATTCGCTTGCGTGTCGCCGACGAGCGCTGCGCCAAGTTCACCGGCTTTGACCAGAAACACGTCGAGTTCGACTTGCATAAAACCACCCTCGTTGAGATGCCCTACGCGGATGTGTTCACCGCCGATGGCCGTATCCTCACCAAGATTACGCCGGAACGAAAAGCCATCCTGGATCGTTTCGTCGGACCGACCTTCGAGGACATCGTGCAAACTTTCTGGGTCGGCAAGGCGAAAAACACGATTGAGGACTGGGCGCTGACCAAGCCGGCCGATGAACGTGAGCTGCGATGGGAACAGACGGATATGATCCGCATGGGAGCAGCGTTTCGCGGTTCGGTCCACGAAGTGGAGAAGGGGGGGAAAGATGTGTTCAAAGGCGAGAACATCGTTGCCTGCCGAATGGAAGGCGACCCAGTCAATAGAAATATTGACGTAAACCGAATGGATGACGCGAGCCTATGGCGGTTTGAAGACATCTTGCCAAAGGCGGGTTTTGCGATTCACCGAATTTCCACGGCGTTGACTTTCGCGCCGTTTGAGCCGGATAAGTGTGTCATTCTCAATACGGCAACCTTATTTTTTCCGAAAGCTGCCTTGGCCGGGTTTCCGTTCGATTTTTTGGTGCTGTCCCGGCTTTACCAGTACTTCTTCGCTTTTTCGCAGCGTGAAGCCATTTTGTTTCGTGCCCGGTGCAACGTTTATCCAACCACCGTTCGGCGCCTGCCGTGGTCCGATAAACTGGCCGCGCAACAGGCCCGGCTCGTGCAATTGCGTGGGGAGTTCCTGGCTGCCTGCGAGAACCTGCACCGCCGCGAAGAAGTGTTGCTGGGAAAGCTCGCCCAAAGCGCGCCCACCACCCTTAAAGTCATCGTCACCGAAGCCGCCCAGGGAAAAGTGGCATGGGCCGAGGAACTCCAGACCGGCAAGTCTGTTAAAATCGGCGAGCCAACTGTGTTTGAGCGCGATGGACTCTGGATCGTCCAGCCCGGCGATGACCTTCTCCACTGGATTGCCATGAATGATGAAACCATTGCCCGCTGCTTCGCCGAAGGGCTGGCCTTGCAAACTGGGGCCTCCCTTTCGCGGAACGTCATGGTGGAAATCCCCATCCCGACGCCCGCCACGCTCAAAACCTGGCAGCAGACGGTCGCCGACTTCGATCACACGAACTACGAGAAATCCCTCGCCGGGACTTTGGACGCGCTTGACAAAATCGTAGCCAAAGCCTTCAAGCTTCCCACCGACGAAGTCGCATTTATCAAGTCGGAATTCCAGACCGACCCCATGCTCCGCCGCGTCCGCCCGAACCTGCCCTTTACGGATCGCCGTCTCGTCGGTCTGCGTAAAGCATTGGCTGAGTCGGATCGCTACGAGAAAGCCTATAAGACGCGACGGTAA
- a CDS encoding class I SAM-dependent methyltransferase has product MQRIPEPELMETAEQAAAYANADFAAPHARFIELFREAFPDAAITGEALDAGCGPGDIALRFARAFPQCHVVGVDGSAEMLRHGREILLRQPPELRNRISLVQGLLPAPELHGQKFDTIICNSLLHHLHDPRVMWQTVRNFARPGARVFVVDLRRPDCAEDARKLMELYGGGEPEILRRDFYNSLLAAFSPDEIREQLTAAGFGHFQVRVVSDRHVMVWGRKEAKTDSTFGHPSSICFL; this is encoded by the coding sequence ATGCAACGAATCCCAGAGCCGGAATTGATGGAAACCGCCGAGCAGGCGGCGGCGTACGCGAATGCGGATTTCGCCGCTCCTCACGCCCGCTTCATCGAATTGTTTCGTGAAGCGTTTCCAGACGCGGCGATTACCGGCGAGGCGCTCGATGCCGGGTGCGGTCCCGGCGATATTGCGCTGCGGTTCGCGCGCGCTTTTCCCCAATGTCATGTTGTGGGCGTGGATGGCTCCGCAGAAATGTTGCGGCACGGCCGCGAAATCCTGCTCCGGCAACCGCCAGAACTGCGTAATCGAATTTCGCTGGTGCAAGGACTGCTGCCCGCCCCTGAATTGCACGGCCAAAAATTTGACACCATCATTTGCAATTCCCTCCTGCATCATTTGCACGATCCACGAGTGATGTGGCAAACCGTCCGGAATTTCGCCCGCCCTGGCGCGCGGGTCTTCGTGGTGGATCTCAGGCGACCTGATTGCGCCGAAGACGCACGAAAACTGATGGAGCTATATGGTGGCGGGGAACCGGAAATCTTGCGGCGCGACTTTTACAATTCTCTCCTGGCGGCCTTCTCACCGGACGAAATTCGCGAACAACTCACCGCTGCCGGCTTCGGCCATTTTCAGGTCCGCGTGGTGAGCGATCGCCATGTCATGGTGTGGGGGAGAAAAGAGGCCAAGACGGATTCTACCTTCGGCCACCCATCCTCCATCTGCTTCTTATAA